The Polyodon spathula isolate WHYD16114869_AA chromosome 23, ASM1765450v1, whole genome shotgun sequence genome has a window encoding:
- the LOC121298025 gene encoding chromodomain-helicase-DNA-binding protein 6-like isoform X2 → MKVQKKGKQMASSKVLKHTPAAAAVSTAGDQNAQSPFPCSQTSLQEQPRASGPSNHCMVHAKPGLGQDPAPSVNGIEDDGGGSRVKKKRKKKEEKEPGGGAAAKGTSQKEPKPKKKRELKEEGKEQKKDKQPKEAKKGKELKQQKEPKKTRKPRETKGPKEKRTAAATSPKSRGRKPSKDQGQTPVEKKKKGKRKSETPADSLDSDENVSLTLQIPSAEETTDSTDGQKRRSGRQVKRRKYNEDLDFKVVDDDGETIAVLGTGRVPALPSSTLAWQSEEPPEDEANIIERILSARWVNNETSPGEPTLQAEEFYVKYRNFSYLHCKWATLEELEKDPRISQKIKRFRNKQAQMKHIFTEPDEDLFNPDYIEVDRVLEVAHTKDTETGEGVTHYLVKWCSLSYEESTWELQEDVDPGKIKEFEDIQKIPAVKHMERPAADTWQKLERSRDYRNANELREYQLEGMNWLLFNWYNRKNCILADEMGLGKTIQSITFLYEIFLLGIRGPFLIIAPLSTITNWEREFRTWTEMNAIVYHGSQISRQMIQQYEMLYKDEQANPIPGLFKFHGVITTFEMILADCPELKKIHWRCVVIDEAHRLKNRNCKLLEGLKLMNLEHKVLLTGTPLQNSVEELFSLLNFLEPMQFPSENTFLEEFGDLKTEEQVKKLQALLKPMMLRRLKDDVEKNLAPKEETIIEVELTNIQKKYYRAILEKNFTFLAKGANQHNMPNLINTMMELRKCCNHPYLITGAEEKILEDFRKNHSPEAWDFQLQAMIQAAGKLVLINKLLPKLIAGGHKVLIFSQMVRCLDILEDYLIQRRYTYERIDGRVRGNLRQAAIDRFCKVDSDRFVFLLCTRAGGLGINLTAADTCIIFDSDWNPQNDLQAQARCHRIGQSKAVKVYRLITRNSYEREMFDKASLKLGLDKAVLQDINKKGSTNGVQQLSKMEVEDLLRKGAYGALMDEEDEGSKFCEEDIDQILQRRTRTITIQTEGKGSTFAKASFVSSGNRTDISLDDPNFWQKWAKIAELELDSKDEKVSLVIDTPRVRKQTRHYNSFEDDELMEFSELESDSEDRPSRTRRLNERNRRYMRAECFRVEKNLLIFGWGRWKDILTHGRFKWHLVEKDMELICRALLVYCVKHYKGDEKIKSFIWDLITPTKDGHSQDLQNHSGLSAPVPRGRKGKKLKNPLSLPETKSADWLLSCNPEILLHDDSYKKHLKQHCNRVLLRVRMLYYLKAEVLGEAAVKSLEGIPSRDLDVLLPDIDYLEIPAEWWDGDADKSLLIGVHKHGYERYHAMRTDPKLCFLERVGMPDEVEQGVADVLSERSDTSKEDDLVNKEAVECDKDLAEEEAVVCNEAEDKVENVTAAPDCSDQDRPVWPVPSSLTARLRRLITAYQRFNRKELIRSEFLVPDGHGTWHLSEEMRRRVVEPDPLFLELQNRWTRREQADFYRTVSSFGVVFDPEKKCFDWTQFRMFARLERKTDQSLERYFHSFVAMCRCSCRLPPRKDEGPLDQPVYVEPITEERAARTLYRMELLRKVREQVLRHPELASRLQLCQPSLYLPVWWECGKHDRDLLIGAAKHGLSRTDYYILNDPQLYFLEAHRNYVQKEKQRHPGHALARCCLYDANVSQCASPFPYPGTHHAMEAAGSIMDPCVGEVGPGSKDVFMEDSMSLASLHHDETLGAGNALHGKALKDSSNAFPFNTDTGGQSMLNTYSVQADAQAVAGKLHVDSLGNEQNHCEADLMAPSGSLDEMQTQWDSTEHSNAADIFNESGAILGAQTLESEFLDSAQPAEERAESSLPDCMTMPSLNSQGNSMELLPSSFMLFKEITGPVNVQDEPEVPGICVDPCATDYVPSVTVTDLKMNHDCEDHVQENISEPVEKLSDSDVTQSAPSLCDGSESVNLEFDKDYLSHDDQSNVEEPEEGQREAGQGCVCDVGDENTLSSQTYEGADQASPAFSVLEAPPASSGSESVGELRAGEYSEDQHFTDNKPIKSEAGAGLIAPRQEEMGLFALNDEKPQPTAVPVESCEDDASAHAACFEIQEGLLQDIREPTIAQLLQEKALYSFSEWPKDRVIINRIDNICHAILKGKWPSSSQQFDSPSSVSAQSCANSIAHRNNVLSARVPATQSLSFSIGAGVPQLAKDGLVGMSFMRDPRRSRRGFEFESEATSKQGRMEKIPVVLNGWQEAAMDLSKAGDLSAGSSPKLASAGPRQSSLGLDMAGILQAGLIHPVTGQIVNGNLRRDDAVLRRRRGRRKNVEGVDLRFAKNRSLQSQEQNGQEGPGLPCSGPVPSDRRNPATQTQETQSVVMEREVANKSLLEWLRQNPNYTMEMPAFSHNVGILHGFAERPKQRRHRCKDPSKLDVNSLTGEERVPVVHKGTGRRLGGAMAPAIKELSRWLDANAEYAVTSDWAEIVKHSGFLPEDKFSRILTEPVFRDPGPRRRGRRPRSEVVKAAGAIPDSPSAMGSLFMNGLISGMDLVSLQNLRNMQGFPLTGLVGFPHGFATALPAGEEGKGGLNMLPMMLHGMAAVQPHMFSVSGLLKPAATAAISSTTVTSSSTSPSSCGAEKDPADAPKREESEEKQSATSTSSHPEPTVTASGPLAFNPFLIPGMSHGLLYPHMFLPHGVSMALPGVQQASSSGESPKSKKRKVKEDEAGCKATSQTESPPETQNQTSTEQEPPPLPAGDCAEQTAEEGEGLL, encoded by the exons GCCCAGGGCCTCAGGACCGTCCAATCACTGCATGGTGCATGCCAAGCCGGGCCTGGGTCAGGACCCCGCTCCTTCCGTGAACGGCATCGAGGACGACGGCGGAGGCAGCAGGGTGAAGAAGAAACGAAAGAAAAAAGAGGAGAAGGAGCCGGGCGGGGGGGCAGCGGCGAAGGGGACGAGCCAGAAAGAACCCAAACCAAAGAAAAAGAGGGAGCTCAAAGAAGAAGGGAAGGAACAGAAAAAAGACAAGCAGCCCAAGGAGGCGAAAAAGGGCAAGgagctgaagcagcagaaagaaccCAAGAAGACGAGGAAACCGCGGGAGACGAAGGGTCCCAAGGAGAAGAGAACTGCCGCTGCCACGAGCCCCAAGAGCAGGGGCCGGAAACCCAG CAAAGATCAGGGCCAAACTCCTgtggagaagaagaagaaggggaAGAGGAAAAGTGAGACCCCTGCGGACTCCTTGGATTCTGACGAGAACGTTTCTCTGACTCTCCAAATCCCCAGTGCAGAGGAGACCACTGATTCCACAGACGGGCAG AAGCGCCGCTCAGGCCGGCAAGTGAAGCGGAGGAAATATAACGAGGATCTGGATTTCAAAGTGGTCGACGACGATGGAGAAACGATCGCTGTGCTGGGAACAGGGAGAGTGCCGGCGCTGCCTTCATCCACACTGGCGTGGCAATCCGAG GAGCCCCCGGAAGATGAAGCCAACATCATTGAGAGGATCCTGTCAGCTCGTTGGGTGAATAACGAG ACTTCTCCTGGTGAGCCGACCCTGCAGGCTGAAGAGTTCTATGTCAAGTACAGGAATTT CTCCTACCTGCACTGTAAGTGGGCCACGCTTGAAGAGCTGGAGAAGGACCCTAGGATCAGTCAGAAAATCAAGCGCTTCAGGAACAAACAGGcacaaatgaaacacattttcaccgAG CCTGACGAGGACCTGTTCAATCCAGACTACATTGAAGTGGACAGAGTGTTGGAAGTAGCCCACACAAAGGATACAGAGACTGGGGAG GGAGTTACCCATTATTTGGTGAAGTGGTGCTCCCTATCCTATGAAGAGAGTACCTGGGAGTTACAGGAGGATGTGGATCCAGGAAAAATCAAAGAGTTTGAGGACATCCAGAAGATCCCTGCCGTAAAGCACATG GAGCGCCCGGCCGCAGACACATGGCAGAAGCTGGAGCGCTCGCGGGACTACAGGAACGCCAACGAGCTACGCGAGTACCAGCTGGAGGGGATGAACTGGCTGCTGTTCAACTGGTACAACAG AAAGAACTGTATCCTGGCGGATGAGATGGGCTTGGGGAAGACCATCCAGTCCATCACGTTCCTCTACGAAATATTCCTGCTGGGGATCCGAGGGCCGTTCCTCATCATCGCGCCCCTGTCCACCATCACCAACTGGGAGCGTGAGTTTCGCACCTGGACTGAGATGAATGCCATCGTGTACCACGGCAGCCAGATCAGCAGGCAGATGATCCAGCAGTATGAGATGCTGTATAAGGATGAGCAG GCTAACCCCATCCCGGGTTTGTTCAAGTTCCACGGGGTCATCACCACCTTCGAGATGATCCTGGCTGACTGCCCAGAGCTCAAGAAGATCCACTGGCGTTGCGTGGTGATCGACGAGGCTCACCGCCTCAAGAACAGGAACTGCAAGCTGCTGGAAGGGCTGAAACTCATGAACCTG GAACATAAAGTGCTGCTGACTGGCACCCCGCTACAGAACTCTGTGGAGGAGCTCTTCAGTCTCTTAAACTTCCTGGAGCCCATGCAGTTTCCCTCGGAAAACACCTTCCTGGAGGAATTTGGAGATCTTAAAACGGaggaacag GTGAAGAAGCTGCAGGCGCTCCTGAAGCCCATGATGCTGCGCAGGCTGAAGGACGATGTGGAGAAGAACCTGGCCCCGAAGGAGGAGACCATCATCGAGGTGGAGCTCACCAACATCCAGAAGAAATACTACCGAGCCATCCTGGAGAAGAACTTCACTTTCTTGGCCAAGGGGGCCAACCAGCACAACATGCCCAACCTTATCAACACCATGATGGAGCTGCGCAAGTGCTGTAACCACCCCTACCTGATAACCG GCGCGGAGGAGAAGATCCTGGAGGATTTCCGGAAGAACCACAGCCCCGAAGCCTGGGACTTCCAGCTGCAGGCCATGATCCAGGCTGCGGGGAAGCTGGTACTCATCAACAAGCTGCTGCCCAAGCTGATCGCCGGCGGACACAAGGTGCTCATCTTCTCTCAGATGGTGCGCTGCCTGGACATCCTGGAGGACTACCTCATCCAGAGACG GTACACCTATGAGCGCATCGACGGGAGAGTTCGAGGGAACCTTCGCCAGGCCGCTATCGATCGGTTCTGCAAAGTGGATTCGGACCGGTTTGTATTTCTGCTGTGCACAAGAGCAGGGGGCCTCGGCATCAACCTGACAGCTGCTGACACCTGCATCATCTTCGACTCAGACTGGAACCCACAGAACGACCTGCAG GCTCAGGCCCGCTGCCACAGAATAGGCCAGAGCAAAGCGGTCAAGGTGTATCGCCTGATCACCAGGAACTCCTATGAAAGGGAGATGTTCGACAAAGCCAGCCTGAAGCTTGGGCTGGACAAAGCAGTGCTGCAGGACATCAACAAAAAGGGAAGCACCAACGGG GTGCAGCAGCTGTCCAAGATGGAGGTGGAGGACCTCCTGCGCAAGGGGGCATACGGAGCCCTAATGGACGAGGAGGACGAGGGCTCCAAGTTCTGCGAGGAAGACATTGACCAGATCCTGCAGCGCCGAACGCGGACCATCACCATCCAGACCGAGGGAAAGGGATCCACCTTCGCCAAG GCAAGCTTTGTATCTTCAGGAAACAGAACTGACATTTCTTTAGACGACCCGAACTTTTGGCAGAAGTGGGCGAAAATAGCAGAGCTGGAACTCGATTCCAAAGATGAAAAG GTGAGCTTGGTGATCGACACCCCGCGCGTGCGAAAGCAGACCCGACACTACAACTCCTTCGAGGACGACGAGCTGATGGAGTTCTCCGAGCTGGAGAGCGACTCCGAGGACCGGCCGTCCCGAACCCGCCGCCTGAACGAGAGGAACCGCCGCTACATGCGGGCCGAGTGCTTCCGGGTCGAGAAGAACCTGCTCATATTCGG ctgGGGCCGCTGGAAGGACATCCTGACCCACGGCAGGTTCAAGTGGCACTTGGTGGAGAAGGACATGGAGCTGATCTGCCGAGCGCTGCTGGTCTACTGCGTCAAACACTACAAAGGAGATGAGAAGATCAAGAGCTTCATCTGGGACCTCATCACCCCCACCAAGGACGGGCACAGCCAGGACCTGCAGAACCACTCCG GCTTGTCTGCGCCGGTTCCCAGGGGGAGGAAGGGGAAGAAGCTGAAGAATCCCTTGTCCCTGCCGGAGACAAAGAGCGCAGACTGGCTGCTCAGCTGCAACCCAGAGATCCTGCTTCACGACGACAGCTACAAGAAGCACCTCAAGCAGCACTGTAACAG GGTTCTGCTCCGAGTGAGGATGCTGTACTACCTGAAGGCGGAAGTGCTGGGAGAGGCGGCTGTCAAATCTTTAGAAGGCATTCCCAGTCG cgACCTGGATGTGCTGCTCCCTGATATTGACTACCTGGAGATTCCAGCGGAGTGGTGGGACGGGGACGCTGATAAATCTCTGCTTATAGGCGTCCACAAGCATG GGTATGAAAGATACCATGCCATGCGGACAGACCCCAAGCTGTGCTTCCTGGAGAGGGTGGGGATGCCTGATGAAGTGGAGCAGGGGGTTGCAGACGTGCTCAGTGAGAG gagcGACACGAGTAAAGAAGATGACTTGGTCAACAAGGAGGCTGTGGAGTGCGATAAAGACTTGGCTGAG GAGGAAGCTGTCGTCTGTAACGAAGCCGAAGACAAAGTAGAAAATGTCACTGCGG CCCCGGACTGCTCCGATCAAGACAGACCCGTGTGGCCGGTTCCTTCCTCCTTGACCGCGAGACTGCGCCGGCTGATCACTGCGTACCAGCGTTTCAACCGGAAGGAGCTGATTCGGAGTGAGTTCCTGGTGCCAGACGGCCACGGCACCTGGCATCTTTCCGAGGAAATGAGGAGGAGAGTCGTGGAGCCGGACCCCCTGTTCCTGGAGCTGCAGAACAG GTGGACCAGAAGGGAACAGGCAGATTTCTACCGGACGGTCTCTTCCTTTGGAGTGGTTTTCGACCCGGAAAAGAAGTGCTTTGACTGGACGCAGTTCAGGATGTTCGCTCGGTTAGAGAGAAAGACAGACCAGAGCCTGGAGAGGTATTTCCACAGCTTCGTGGCCATGTGTCGCTGCTCCTGCCGACTGCCTCCCAGGAAAGACGAAG GGCCGCTGGACCAGCCCGTGTACGTGGAGCCGATCACGGAGGAGCGAGCGGCGCGGACGCTGTACCGGATGGAGCTGCTGCGGAAGGTGCGCGAGCAAGTCCTCCGGCACCCCGAGCTGGCGTCGCGGCTCCAGCTGTGCCAACCCAGTCTCTACCTCCCCGTGTGGTGGGAGTGTGGCAAACACGACCGGGACCTCCTGATCGGGGCCGCCAAGCACGGGCTGAGCCGCACGGACTACTACATCCTCAACGACCCCCAGCTCTACTTCCTGGAGGCGCACAGGAACTACGTGCAGAAGGAGAAGCAGCGCCACCCCGGCCACGCCCTGGCGCGTTGCTGCCTCTACGATGCCAATGTCAGCCAGTGCGCCTCCCCGTTCCCTTACCCAGGGACCCACCATGCCATGGAGGCTGCAGGGAGCATCATGGACCCCTGTGTTGGGGAGGTGGGGCCGGGCAGTAAGGATGTGTTCATGGAGGACTCGATGAGTCTGGCTTCTCTTCACCACGATGAGACCTTGGGGGCAGGTAACGCACTACACGGAAAAGCTTTGAAAGACTCGTCCAACGCTTTCCCTTTTAACACGGACACTGGGGGGCAGAGCATGCTGAATACGTACAGCGTGCAAGCCGACGCGCAGGCTGTCGCAGGCAAGCTGCACGTAGATTCTTTAGGGAATGAGCAGAACCACTGCGAGGCCGATCTGATGGCACCGTCGGGCAGCCTGGATGAGATGCAGACACAGTGGGACAGCACGGAGCATTCCAACGCAGCGGATATATTTAACGAATCAGGAGCGATCCTCGGGGCGCAGACCCTGGAGTCAGAGTTCCTAGATTCAGCCCAGCCAGCCGAGGAAAGAGCAGAAAGCTCCCTACCAGACTGCATGACCATGCCGAGCTTGAACTCCCAAGGCAATAGTATGGAGCTTTTACCATCCAGCTTCATGCTGTTTAAGGAAATAACTGGTCCAGTTAATGTTCAAGACGAGCCTGAAGTTCCAGGCATATGCGTTGATCCCTGTGCAACCGACTATGTACCTTCTGTCACTGTGACGGACCTCAAAATGAACCACGACTGTGAGGACCATGTACAGGAGAACATCAGCGAACCTGTGGAAAAGCTGAGCGATTCTGACGTCACCCAGAGCGCGCCAAGCCTGTGCGATGGCAGTGAGAGTGTAAACCTGGAGTTCGACAAGGACTATCTCTCGCATGATGACCAGAGTAACGTAGAAGAGCCcgaggagggacagagggaggctGGACAAGGCTGTGTCTGTGACGTTGGAGATGAAAATACCCTCAGCAGTCAAACCTACGAAGGAGCAGACCAGGCGTCTCCCGCGTTCTCGGTTCTGGAGGCTCCCCCTGCATCGTCGGGATCGGAGTCGGTTGGGGAGTTGAGAGCGGGGGAGTACAGCGAAGACCAGCACTTCACAGACAATAAGCCCATAAAATCAGAGGCTGGAGCTGGTCTGATAGCACCCAGACAAGAAGAGATGGGGCTGTTTGCCCTGAATGATGAAAAACCCCAACCCACAG CTGTTCCTGTGGAGAGCTGTGAAGATGATGCCTCTGCCCACGCTGCTTGCTTTGAGATCCAGGAGGGGCTTCTCCAGGACATCCGGGAGCCCACCATCGCTCAGCTGCTGCAGGAGAAAGCGCTTTACTCCTTCTCTGAGTGGCCAAAG GATCGGGTGATCATCAACCGGATCGATAACATCTGCCACGCCATCCTGAAGGGGAAATGGCCATCTTCTAGTCAGCAGTTTGACTCTCCGAGCTCTGTGTCTGCCCAGAGCTGTGCGAACAGCATCGCTCACAGAAACAATGTCCTGTCCGCGCGGGTCCCTGCGACCCAGAGCCTGAGCTTCAGCATTGGGGCTGGCGTCCCTCAACTCGCCAAG GATGGGTTGGTGGGCATGTCATTCATGCGGGACCCCAGGAGAAGCCGGCGGGGGTTTGAGTTTGAATCGGAGGCAACCTCCAAGCAGGGCAGGATGGAGAAGATCCCGGTGGTTCTGAATGGCTGGCAGGAGGCTGCCATGGACCTCTCGAAGGCGGGGGACCTGTCTGCGGGCAGCTCCCCCAAGCTGGCCTCCGCTGGCCCCCGGCAGAGCTCACTGGGACTGGACATGGCCGGGATCCTGCAGGCCGGCCTCATTCACCCCGTCACCGGGCAGATCGTCAACGGTAACTTGCGCAGGGATGACGCCGTCTTGAGGAGGAGGCGGGGCCGCAGGAAGAACGTGGAAGGGGTGGACCTGCGATTCGCCAAAAACAGAAGCCTTCAGAGTCAGGAGCAG AATGGTCAGGAGGGTCCAGGCCTGCCTTGCTCTGGGCCCGTGCCGTCTGACAGGCGAAACCCTGCCACACAAACTCAAGAAACACAGAGTGTGGTGATGGAAAGGGAGGTCGCCAACAAGAGCCTGCTGGAGTGGCTCAGGCAAAATCCCAACTACACAATGGAGATGCCCGCCTTCTCCCAT AACGTTGGGATCTTGCACGGCTTTGCGGAGCGACCCAAGCAGAGGAGGCATCGCTGCAAAGACCCCAGCAAGCTGGACGTGAACTCGCTGACCGGAGAGGAGAGGGTCCCTGTGGTGCACAAGGGCACAGGGAGGAGG CTGGGAGGCGCAATGGCTCCAGCTATTAAGGAGTTGTCCCGGTGGCTGGATGCCAATGCAGAGTATGCTGTGACATCAGATTGGGCTGAGATCGTCAAACACTCC GGGTTTCTTCCGGAAGACAAGTTCAGCCGCATCCTCACTGAGCCAGTCTTCAGAGACCCGGGCCCCAGGAGAAGAGGCAGGCGTCCCCGGAGCGAGGTGGTCAAGGCAGCTGGAGCCATCCCAGACTCCCCTTCTGCGATGGGGTCCTTGTTCATGAACGGACTGATCAGCGGCATGGACTTGGTGAGCCTCCAGAACCTGAGGAACATGCAGGGGTTCCCCTTGACTGGACTTGTGGGCTTCCCTCATGGGTTTGCCACAGCGCTCCCTGCTGGGGAGGAGGGCAAGGGCGGGCTGAACATGTTGCCCATGATGCTGCATGGCATGGCCGCTGTCCAGCCACACATGTTCAGCGTCAGCGGACTCCTGAAGCCGGCAGCCACTGCAGCGATCAGCAGCACCACCGTCACCAGCAGCAGCACATCGCCCTCTTCCTGCGGGGCGGAGAAGGACCCTGCGGACGCACCCAAAAGAGAGGAGTCAGAGGAGAAGCAGAGTGCCACCAGCACCAGCAGCCACCCTGAGCCCACAGTAACTGCGAGCGGACCGCTAGCTTTCAATCCTTTCCTGATCCCGGGCATGTCTCATGGGCTGCTGTACCCGCACATGTTCCTCCCACATGGCGTCAGCATGGCGCTGCCCGGCGTGCAGCAGGCCAGCTCCTCGGGTGAGAGCCCCAAGAGCAAGAAGAGGAAAGTGAAGGAGGACGAAGCTGGGTGCAAAGCCACCTCTCAGACTGAATCCCCTCCAGAGACCCAGAACCAAACCAGCACAGAACAGGAGCCGCCCCCGCTGCCCGCAGGGGACTGTGCAGAGCAAACAGctgaggagggggaggggttaCTATAG